The Bryobacteraceae bacterium genome includes a window with the following:
- a CDS encoding succinyl-diaminopimelate desuccinylase, which produces MDVFSLTRALVDIESITGNEERVGDYVAGLLEPLFSRHGGRVEKMEVEPRRNNVLACIGEPRVTLSTHLDTVPPFIPSSEDGQFIWGRGACDVKGIIAAMICAAEKLLEEGVRNFALLFVVGEEKNSAGAFHAARHPRGSRFLINGEPTENRLAIGSKGALRYELRASGRMAHSAYPELGESAIEKLLDALARVRAIPLPQDPVLGPCTLNIGQISGGRAPNVIPDHAEASLMFRLVGDPEPLREAVARAVEGLAEAREILCIPALKLGALDGFETTVVAFTTDIPAFGGAWGEPFLIGPGSIHVAHTSEERVPRAQLAEAVTIYQTMVKRLLAA; this is translated from the coding sequence ATGGATGTTTTCTCATTGACCCGCGCGCTGGTGGACATTGAATCCATCACGGGCAACGAGGAGCGGGTCGGCGACTACGTCGCCGGGCTGCTGGAGCCGCTGTTTTCGCGCCATGGCGGGCGTGTGGAGAAGATGGAAGTCGAGCCGCGGCGGAACAACGTGCTGGCCTGCATCGGCGAGCCGCGAGTCACGCTTTCCACGCATCTGGACACGGTGCCGCCGTTCATTCCCTCCAGCGAGGACGGCCAGTTCATCTGGGGGCGGGGCGCCTGCGACGTCAAGGGCATCATCGCGGCGATGATCTGCGCGGCGGAGAAGCTGCTGGAAGAAGGCGTGCGGAACTTCGCCCTTCTGTTCGTCGTCGGCGAGGAGAAAAACAGCGCCGGCGCGTTCCATGCCGCCCGTCACCCCCGCGGCAGCCGGTTTCTGATCAACGGCGAGCCGACCGAAAACCGGCTCGCCATTGGCAGCAAGGGCGCGTTGCGGTACGAGCTGCGCGCCTCGGGGCGCATGGCGCATTCCGCCTATCCCGAGCTGGGCGAATCGGCGATCGAGAAACTGCTGGACGCCCTGGCGCGCGTCCGGGCCATTCCGCTGCCGCAGGACCCGGTGCTGGGTCCGTGCACTCTGAACATCGGGCAGATCAGCGGCGGCAGGGCGCCGAACGTCATTCCCGACCACGCCGAGGCATCGCTCATGTTCCGGCTGGTGGGCGATCCTGAGCCTCTGCGCGAGGCGGTGGCCCGCGCCGTGGAGGGGCTGGCGGAAGCCCGCGAGATTCTCTGCATCCCCGCGCTGAAACTGGGCGCGCTGGATGGCTTCGAAACAACGGTGGTGGCTTTCACTACCGACATTCCGGCGTTCGGAGGCGCCTGGGGCGAGCCGTTCCTGATCGGACCCGGCTCGATTCACGTGGCTCACACCAGCGAAGAGCGCGTGCCCAGGGCGCAACTGGCCGAGGCCGTCACGATTTACCAGACCATGGTCAAGCGGCTGCTGGCCGCCTGA
- the katG2 gene encoding catalase-peroxidase 2: MTTRHRMLLPFVAAAVLISLAGTAGAQIPQSNKFWWPDQLDLSPLRAHAAESNPYGKDFDYAKEFSTLDLKQVKKDIEKVLTTSQDWWPADYGHYGPLIIRMAWHSAGTYRTLDGRGGADGGQQRFDPLNSWPDNANLDKARRLLWPVKQKYGRKLSWADLMVLAGNVALESMGFKTIGFAGGRIDEWEPDKVYWGPEQKMLDDKRYSGDRNLAKPLAAVQMGLIYVNPEGPNGKPDPLAAAKDIRETFGRMAMNDEETVALIAGGHTFGKAHGAHDPNKCLGPEPAAASVELQGLGWENRCGKGNAGDTITSGLEGAWTANPIQWTTQYLDNLFRFEWVQTRSPAGAIQWVPANNQASNLVPDAHDPKKRHAPIMFTTDLALKFDPVYREIALRFRDNPEEFRLAFAKAWFKLTHRDLGPRSRYLGSEVPAEEFLWQDPLPKADHALIDAKDIAQLKSKILASGLTVPELVRTAWASAASFRASDMRGGANGARIRLAPMKDWEANNPAELAKVLQRLEAIQQEFNRSQKGGKKVSLADLIVLGGSAAVEKAAKDGGFNVAVPFTPGRVDATQEQTDVQSFAVLEPTADGFRNYYRKDHFLPPAEALVDRANQLRLTVPEMTVLVGGLRALDANAGGSKHGVLTSRPGVLTNDFFVNLLDMSTKWNKSASQEGVYEGRDRKTNELKWTATTVDLIFGSNSELRAIAEVYASSDAKEKFVRDFVAAWTKVMELDRFDLRRPAGAAGPTRSTD, encoded by the coding sequence ATGACGACAAGGCATCGAATGCTGCTTCCGTTCGTGGCGGCGGCAGTTCTGATCTCGCTCGCCGGCACCGCCGGTGCGCAGATCCCGCAAAGCAACAAATTCTGGTGGCCCGACCAGCTCGACCTCTCGCCGCTGCGCGCGCATGCGGCGGAGTCCAACCCGTACGGCAAGGACTTCGACTACGCGAAGGAGTTTTCCACTCTGGACCTGAAGCAGGTGAAGAAGGACATCGAGAAAGTCCTGACGACCTCGCAGGACTGGTGGCCCGCCGACTACGGCCACTACGGTCCGCTGATCATCCGCATGGCCTGGCACAGCGCCGGCACGTACCGCACGCTGGACGGCCGCGGCGGCGCCGACGGCGGCCAGCAGCGCTTCGATCCCCTGAACAGCTGGCCTGACAACGCCAACCTCGACAAGGCCCGCCGCCTGCTGTGGCCCGTCAAGCAGAAGTACGGGCGCAAGCTTTCCTGGGCGGACCTGATGGTGCTGGCCGGCAACGTCGCGCTCGAGTCGATGGGCTTCAAGACCATCGGCTTCGCCGGCGGCCGCATCGACGAGTGGGAGCCCGACAAGGTCTACTGGGGCCCCGAGCAGAAGATGCTCGACGACAAGCGCTACAGCGGCGACCGCAACCTTGCCAAGCCGCTGGCCGCCGTGCAGATGGGCCTGATCTACGTGAATCCGGAAGGCCCCAACGGCAAGCCCGATCCTCTTGCTGCAGCCAAAGACATCCGCGAAACCTTCGGCCGCATGGCCATGAATGACGAAGAGACCGTCGCCCTGATCGCCGGCGGCCACACCTTCGGCAAGGCCCACGGCGCGCACGATCCGAACAAGTGCCTCGGCCCCGAGCCTGCGGCGGCTTCCGTCGAACTGCAGGGTCTCGGCTGGGAGAACCGGTGCGGCAAGGGCAACGCCGGCGACACGATCACCAGCGGTCTGGAAGGCGCCTGGACGGCGAACCCCATCCAGTGGACCACGCAGTATCTCGACAACCTCTTCCGCTTCGAGTGGGTGCAGACCAGGAGCCCTGCCGGCGCCATCCAGTGGGTGCCCGCCAACAACCAGGCCTCCAACCTGGTGCCCGATGCGCATGACCCGAAGAAGCGTCACGCGCCCATCATGTTCACCACCGACCTGGCGCTGAAATTCGACCCGGTTTACCGTGAGATCGCACTGCGTTTCCGGGACAATCCCGAGGAATTCCGCCTGGCCTTCGCCAAGGCGTGGTTCAAGCTGACGCACCGCGACCTCGGGCCCCGCTCCCGTTATCTCGGCTCCGAGGTGCCCGCCGAGGAGTTCCTGTGGCAGGACCCGCTGCCGAAGGCCGATCATGCGCTGATCGACGCGAAGGACATCGCGCAGCTCAAGTCGAAGATCCTCGCTTCGGGCCTCACGGTTCCCGAGCTGGTCCGCACCGCCTGGGCTTCGGCGGCCTCGTTCCGGGCCAGCGACATGCGCGGCGGCGCCAACGGCGCGCGCATCCGGCTCGCTCCGATGAAGGACTGGGAAGCCAACAACCCGGCCGAGCTGGCGAAAGTCCTGCAGCGGCTGGAAGCGATCCAGCAGGAGTTCAACCGCTCCCAGAAGGGCGGCAAGAAGGTCTCGCTCGCTGATCTGATCGTGCTGGGCGGCTCCGCCGCGGTGGAGAAGGCGGCCAAGGACGGCGGCTTCAACGTGGCTGTGCCGTTCACGCCCGGCCGCGTGGACGCCACGCAGGAGCAGACCGATGTGCAGTCCTTCGCCGTGCTCGAGCCTACCGCGGACGGTTTCCGCAACTACTACCGCAAGGACCACTTCCTGCCGCCGGCGGAAGCGCTGGTCGACAGGGCCAATCAGCTCAGGCTCACGGTGCCGGAGATGACGGTCCTGGTGGGCGGGCTGCGCGCCCTTGACGCCAACGCGGGCGGGTCGAAGCACGGAGTGCTGACGAGCCGGCCCGGCGTGCTGACGAACGACTTCTTCGTCAACCTGCTCGACATGTCCACCAAGTGGAACAAGTCGGCCTCGCAGGAAGGCGTCTACGAGGGCCGGGACCGCAAGACCAACGAGCTGAAGTGGACCGCGACCACCGTGGACCTGATCTTCGGCTCCAACTCCGAGTTGCGGGCGATCGCCGAGGTGTACGCCTCTTCCGACGCGAAGGAGAAGTTCGTCCGCGACTTCGTGGCCGCCTGGACCAAGGTGATGGAGCTCGACCGCTTCGACCTGCGCCGCCCCGCGGGCGCGGCAGGCCCGACGCGCAGCACGGACTGA
- the lysC gene encoding aspartokinase: MIVMKFGGTSVESAAAIERVAGIVRARLDRRPLVVVSAMGKTTNRLLAAADKAAAGNLGDALRDAEELLAYHRREAGALVRAEDRPAMDGLLERHFEQLESTLEQIAAAGQVTPPLWDETASYGERLSSALIALLFPGLGIPAVHVDARTVLITDSRHTQALPLYSRTYARFKEKVAPLLEDRVAVMGGFIGAASDGTTTTLGRGGSDFSAAIAGAGIGAEEIQIWTDVDGMLTCDPRVLPGGRRVRRISFDEAAELAYFGAKVLHPATVQPAIEKNIPVRILNSRRPDVEGTLIVASAVPCRNPIKSIACKRGITVVEIRSLRMLMAHGFLRRIFEVFDRYQTPVDLVTTSEVCVAVTIDQPRFIADIERELARISDVRVIPDQAILCLVGDALRETPGIGARIFHALREINVRMISHGASFNNVSLVVRDEDVVPAVAALHEEFFRELDPEVFE, encoded by the coding sequence ATGATCGTCATGAAATTCGGCGGCACCTCGGTGGAGAGCGCCGCCGCCATCGAGCGCGTGGCCGGCATTGTGCGCGCGCGGCTCGACCGCAGGCCGCTGGTGGTAGTCTCGGCCATGGGCAAGACGACCAACCGCCTGCTGGCCGCGGCCGACAAAGCCGCTGCCGGCAATCTCGGCGATGCGCTGCGCGACGCCGAAGAGCTGCTCGCCTATCACCGTCGCGAAGCGGGCGCGCTCGTGCGGGCGGAGGACCGCCCGGCGATGGACGGGCTGCTTGAAAGGCACTTCGAGCAGCTCGAATCCACGCTCGAGCAGATCGCCGCCGCGGGGCAGGTAACGCCCCCGCTGTGGGACGAGACCGCGAGCTACGGCGAGCGGCTGTCGTCCGCGCTGATCGCGCTGCTGTTTCCCGGGCTGGGCATTCCCGCCGTCCATGTGGATGCGCGCACGGTGCTGATCACCGACAGCCGCCATACGCAGGCGCTGCCGCTGTACAGCCGCACCTATGCGCGCTTCAAGGAAAAAGTGGCGCCGCTGCTGGAAGACCGCGTCGCCGTGATGGGCGGATTCATCGGCGCCGCATCGGATGGCACGACGACGACGCTCGGCCGCGGCGGCAGCGACTTTTCCGCGGCCATCGCCGGCGCGGGCATCGGCGCGGAAGAGATCCAGATCTGGACCGACGTCGACGGCATGCTGACCTGCGATCCGCGCGTGCTGCCCGGAGGCAGGCGGGTGCGCCGGATCTCGTTCGATGAAGCGGCGGAGCTCGCCTATTTCGGCGCCAAGGTGCTGCACCCGGCCACCGTGCAGCCGGCCATCGAGAAAAACATCCCGGTGCGCATCCTGAACTCGCGCCGCCCCGACGTGGAAGGCACGCTCATCGTGGCCAGTGCGGTGCCCTGCCGCAATCCGATCAAGTCGATCGCCTGCAAGCGCGGGATCACCGTAGTCGAGATCCGCAGCCTGCGCATGCTGATGGCGCACGGCTTTCTGCGCCGCATTTTCGAAGTGTTCGACCGCTATCAGACGCCCGTGGATCTGGTGACGACCAGCGAGGTCTGCGTGGCGGTGACCATCGACCAGCCGCGCTTCATCGCCGACATCGAGCGCGAGCTGGCCCGCATCTCCGACGTGCGCGTGATCCCCGATCAGGCGATCCTGTGCCTGGTGGGCGACGCGCTGCGCGAGACGCCGGGCATCGGCGCGCGGATCTTCCATGCGCTGCGGGAGATCAACGTGCGGATGATCAGCCACGGCGCTTCGTTCAACAACGTCAGCCTTGTCGTGCGCGACGAGGACGTGGTTCCGGCTGTGGCGGCGCTGCACGAGGAGTTTTTCCGCGAACTGGATCCGGAGGTGTTCGAGTGA
- the dapB gene encoding 4-hydroxy-tetrahydrodipicolinate reductase codes for MKLALVGYGKMGRLIEQLAPQYGFETGLILDVHNNAGGAGLTAENFRGIAAAIEFTAPDAAPGNLLKLASLGVPTVCGATGWYARLDEVKAAFEAGGAGFIYGPNFSIGVNVFERIVAAAAQLLSRQPEYEAWAWEIHHSAKKDAPSGTLLKLVEAMRKAGYEGRIDTASNRAGAVPGTHEIGFDSAADTITLRHTARSREGFARGALWAAQRLAQGLKGCHEFSQVLFGELKA; via the coding sequence GTGAAGCTGGCGCTTGTCGGATACGGAAAAATGGGCAGGCTGATCGAGCAGCTTGCGCCGCAGTACGGCTTCGAGACGGGGCTCATTCTCGATGTTCACAACAACGCCGGAGGCGCCGGGCTGACGGCGGAGAATTTCCGCGGCATTGCGGCCGCCATCGAATTCACCGCGCCCGACGCCGCGCCCGGCAACCTGCTGAAGCTCGCCTCGCTGGGCGTCCCGACGGTCTGCGGCGCCACCGGCTGGTACGCGCGGCTGGACGAGGTGAAAGCCGCGTTCGAGGCGGGCGGCGCCGGCTTCATCTACGGGCCGAACTTCTCGATCGGCGTGAATGTGTTCGAACGCATCGTCGCAGCGGCGGCGCAACTGCTGAGCCGGCAGCCGGAATATGAAGCCTGGGCCTGGGAGATCCACCACAGCGCGAAGAAGGACGCTCCTTCGGGCACGCTGCTCAAGCTGGTGGAAGCCATGCGGAAGGCTGGCTACGAAGGCCGCATCGACACGGCCAGCAACCGCGCGGGCGCAGTCCCGGGCACCCACGAGATCGGCTTCGATTCGGCGGCTGACACGATCACGCTGCGCCATACGGCGCGGAGCCGCGAAGGCTTCGCCCGCGGCGCCCTGTGGGCGGCGCAGCGTCTGGCGCAGGGACTGAAGGGATGCCATGAGTTCAGCCAGGTCCTGTTCGGGGAGCTGAAGGCGTGA
- a CDS encoding aspartate-semialdehyde dehydrogenase: protein MKKIEVGVLGATGMVGQNFIRFLDGHPWFELTWVGASDRSAGKPYHEAAPWRLEGDMPQAAARLTVQECKPETKAPKLVFSAMDASVATEIERAFAEAGHYVVSNSRNHRMEPDVPLLVPEINAGHLKLIEHQHKRGWKGAVVTNPNCSTVALTMGLAPLKPFGITQVIATTMQAVSGAGYPGVASFDIVGNVIPFIGGEEGKMETETLKILGEFAGDHIDYLPARVSAHCNRVPVLDGHTVTVSVSLSRKASLQELIHAYDEFTAEPQKLKLPSAPPKPVLYLHSENRPQPRRDAWRDNGMTVTVGRLRTCPVLDYKFVCLAHNTIRGAAGAAVLNAELMVAQGYLK from the coding sequence ATGAAGAAGATCGAAGTCGGCGTCCTGGGCGCCACCGGAATGGTGGGCCAGAATTTCATCCGCTTTCTCGACGGTCATCCCTGGTTCGAGCTGACCTGGGTCGGCGCGAGCGACCGCTCGGCGGGCAAACCCTACCACGAGGCCGCCCCGTGGCGGCTGGAAGGCGACATGCCGCAAGCCGCGGCGCGCCTGACCGTGCAGGAATGCAAGCCGGAAACAAAAGCGCCCAAGCTTGTTTTTTCGGCCATGGATGCGTCCGTCGCCACCGAAATCGAGCGGGCTTTCGCCGAGGCGGGCCACTATGTGGTCTCCAACTCGCGCAACCACCGCATGGAGCCCGACGTGCCCCTGCTGGTGCCGGAAATCAACGCGGGGCATCTGAAGCTGATCGAGCACCAGCACAAGCGGGGCTGGAAGGGCGCCGTGGTGACCAATCCGAACTGCTCGACCGTCGCGCTGACGATGGGGCTGGCGCCTCTGAAGCCGTTCGGCATCACGCAGGTGATCGCCACAACGATGCAGGCGGTCTCCGGCGCGGGCTATCCGGGCGTGGCCTCGTTTGACATCGTCGGCAACGTGATTCCCTTCATCGGCGGCGAGGAAGGGAAGATGGAAACCGAGACTCTGAAGATCCTGGGCGAGTTCGCCGGCGATCACATCGACTACCTGCCGGCGCGCGTGAGCGCGCACTGCAACCGCGTGCCCGTGCTCGACGGCCACACGGTGACGGTGAGCGTCAGCCTGAGCCGGAAAGCGTCCCTGCAGGAGCTGATCCACGCCTACGACGAATTCACCGCCGAGCCGCAGAAGCTGAAGCTGCCCAGCGCGCCGCCTAAGCCCGTCCTGTACCTTCACTCGGAAAACCGCCCGCAGCCGCGGCGCGATGCGTGGCGGGACAACGGCATGACCGTCACCGTCGGCCGCCTGCGCACCTGCCCGGTGCTCGACTACAAGTTCGTCTGCCTGGCGCACAATACGATCCGCGGCGCCGCGGGCGCGGCGGTGCTGAACGCCGAGCTGATGGTGGCGCAGGGCTATCTGAAGTAG